One genomic window of Bradyrhizobium sp. B124 includes the following:
- a CDS encoding alcohol dehydrogenase, with amino-acid sequence MARMVRQSLVKFDAPLCETIVDTPKPQGREVLVRIERCGLCHSDLHIQDGYADLGGGKKLDTTRGMTLPFTLGHEIAGVVDEVGPDAPKDLVGTKKAVFPWIGCGQCRDCLAGDENLCAKQRFLGVSIDGGFATHVLVPDAKYLLDYDPLPVNQAATLMCSGVTAYGALKRLVDRPRQRNLLLIGLGGVGMMGLSFAQAMFKQPIAVADLSPAARETALKNGAAAAYDPAEPDVVKRMLKESDGGFDGVVDFAGNEKSMAFAVSTVARGGKIVVSGLMGGQFTLPMVQWVYKRMTIEGFMVGTLAEGQELMALARAGKIKPTPMKEEPMADVQKWIEELRAGKVVGRIVLKN; translated from the coding sequence CGATGCACCGCTGTGCGAAACCATCGTCGACACGCCCAAGCCGCAGGGACGCGAAGTGCTGGTGCGCATCGAGCGCTGTGGCCTCTGCCATTCCGATCTCCACATTCAGGACGGTTACGCCGATCTCGGCGGCGGCAAGAAGCTCGACACCACCCGCGGCATGACGCTGCCCTTCACGCTCGGCCACGAGATCGCGGGCGTCGTCGACGAGGTCGGTCCCGATGCGCCGAAGGATCTGGTCGGAACGAAGAAGGCGGTGTTTCCCTGGATCGGGTGCGGCCAGTGCCGTGACTGTCTCGCCGGCGACGAGAATCTCTGCGCCAAGCAGCGCTTCCTCGGTGTCTCGATCGACGGCGGCTTCGCCACCCACGTGCTGGTGCCCGACGCGAAATACCTGCTCGATTACGATCCGCTGCCGGTCAATCAGGCCGCCACGCTGATGTGCTCCGGCGTCACGGCTTACGGCGCGCTGAAGCGCCTGGTCGATCGTCCGCGGCAGCGCAACCTGCTGCTGATCGGCCTCGGCGGTGTCGGCATGATGGGCCTGTCGTTCGCGCAGGCGATGTTCAAGCAGCCGATCGCGGTTGCCGATCTCAGCCCGGCTGCGCGCGAGACCGCCCTGAAGAATGGCGCGGCGGCGGCCTACGATCCCGCGGAGCCCGATGTCGTCAAGCGCATGCTCAAGGAGAGCGACGGCGGCTTCGACGGCGTGGTCGACTTTGCCGGCAACGAGAAGTCGATGGCGTTCGCGGTGTCGACGGTCGCACGCGGCGGCAAGATCGTGGTGTCCGGCCTGATGGGCGGCCAGTTCACGCTGCCAATGGTGCAATGGGTCTACAAGCGCATGACCATCGAAGGCTTCATGGTGGGCACGCTGGCCGAGGGCCAGGAGCTGATGGCGCTCGCCCGGGCCGGCAAGATCAAGCCGACGCCGATGAAGGAAGAGCCGATGGCCGACGTCCAGAAATGGATTGAAGAGCTGCGCGCCGGCAAGGTCGTCGGACGCATCGTGCTGAAGAACTGA
- a CDS encoding caspase family protein, with protein MHGAVQGRSLAAAALLALLWQALVGAAQAATEKRVALVIGNSAYQNVTRLDNPRNDAALMAETLAGLGFTLVGGRAQLDLDKPAMDIAVQSFGRQVQGADVALFYYAGHGVQVSGANYLVPVSANATREADVDFQMLDVNLVLRQMQGSGTRLNMVILDACRNNPFGGRGLRAADGGLAQMRAPEGTLISYATQPGNVAQDGTGGHSPYTKALAATIRLAGLDIFQTFNQVGLAVKRETGGSQQPWVSSSPIDGTFYFVPPVAEQKVAVAPQPEPQLPGTLRPDPDRIPIKDVALLRELSDRLYEHNFDPEPLDSRNGMRAAISKFQEKVAMTPTGEATEGLLTRLRKMEDLQPWGSIVYGPDIDKWGISWKHASRRAAVDDARTKCGGAKCTLELSFYGSRCGAFAISAKSWSLIQRDTLDRAKTAALDECGKAGKSCRIIDAVCADGSGH; from the coding sequence ATGCACGGAGCAGTGCAAGGCAGGAGCCTGGCGGCTGCGGCGCTGCTGGCGCTGCTATGGCAAGCACTCGTCGGCGCGGCGCAGGCCGCCACCGAAAAGCGCGTCGCGCTGGTGATCGGAAATTCCGCCTACCAGAACGTGACGCGGCTCGACAATCCCCGCAACGATGCCGCCCTGATGGCCGAGACGCTGGCAGGCCTCGGCTTCACCCTGGTCGGCGGCCGCGCCCAGCTCGATCTCGACAAGCCGGCGATGGACATCGCCGTCCAGAGCTTCGGCCGGCAGGTGCAGGGCGCTGACGTCGCGCTGTTCTACTATGCGGGCCATGGCGTCCAGGTCTCCGGCGCGAATTACCTGGTCCCGGTCAGCGCCAACGCCACCCGCGAGGCCGACGTCGATTTCCAGATGCTCGACGTCAATCTGGTGCTGAGGCAGATGCAAGGCTCCGGCACACGGCTCAACATGGTGATCCTCGATGCCTGCCGGAACAACCCGTTCGGTGGACGCGGGTTGCGCGCCGCAGACGGCGGCCTGGCGCAAATGCGCGCCCCGGAGGGCACTCTGATCTCCTACGCCACGCAGCCCGGCAACGTCGCGCAGGACGGCACCGGCGGCCACAGCCCCTACACCAAGGCACTGGCCGCCACGATCAGGCTCGCCGGCCTCGACATCTTCCAGACCTTCAACCAGGTCGGACTTGCGGTGAAGCGCGAGACCGGCGGCTCGCAACAGCCCTGGGTCTCGTCGTCGCCGATCGACGGAACGTTCTATTTCGTGCCCCCGGTGGCCGAGCAAAAGGTTGCGGTCGCGCCGCAGCCCGAGCCGCAACTGCCCGGCACGTTGCGGCCCGATCCCGATCGCATCCCGATCAAGGACGTCGCGCTGCTGCGCGAATTGAGCGATCGGCTCTATGAGCACAATTTCGATCCCGAGCCGCTCGACAGCAGGAACGGCATGCGTGCGGCGATCAGCAAATTCCAGGAGAAGGTCGCGATGACGCCGACCGGCGAAGCGACCGAGGGCCTCCTGACGCGGCTGCGCAAGATGGAGGACCTGCAACCCTGGGGGTCCATCGTCTACGGCCCGGACATCGATAAATGGGGCATCTCCTGGAAGCATGCGTCACGGCGTGCCGCGGTCGACGACGCGCGCACCAAATGTGGCGGCGCCAAATGCACCCTCGAGCTTTCCTTCTACGGCTCGCGCTGCGGCGCGTTCGCGATATCAGCCAAGTCCTGGTCGCTGATCCAGCGCGACACGCTCGATCGCGCCAAGACCGCCGCGCTTGACGAATGCGGCAAGGCCGGGAAATCCTGTCGCATTATCGATGCCGTCTGCGCCGACGGCTCCGGGCACTGA
- the gmk gene encoding guanylate kinase encodes MTAQGFDGVERRGLMFVLSSPSGAGKTTLSRMLIDRMPGLKMSVSATTRPKRPGEVEGCDYFFVDKTKFEAMAKQGELLEWATVFDNRYGTPRAPVEAALAAGEDVLFDIDWQGTQQLREKARADVVSVFILPPSAADLEKRLHTRAQDSEEVIRGRMNRATHELSHWAEYDYIVVNQNVDDAFAEVQSILKAERLKRERRTGLTEFVRGLQRQLEK; translated from the coding sequence ATGACGGCGCAGGGTTTTGATGGCGTTGAGCGGCGCGGACTGATGTTCGTCCTGTCGTCGCCCTCGGGCGCCGGCAAGACGACGCTGTCGCGCATGCTGATCGACCGCATGCCGGGGTTGAAAATGTCGGTGTCGGCGACCACGCGGCCGAAGCGGCCGGGCGAGGTCGAGGGGTGCGACTACTTCTTTGTCGACAAGACGAAGTTCGAGGCGATGGCCAAGCAAGGCGAACTGCTGGAATGGGCCACCGTGTTCGACAACCGCTACGGCACGCCGCGCGCGCCGGTCGAGGCGGCGCTGGCGGCCGGCGAGGACGTGCTGTTCGACATCGATTGGCAGGGTACCCAGCAGTTGCGCGAGAAGGCGCGCGCCGACGTCGTCAGCGTCTTCATCCTGCCGCCGTCGGCGGCCGATCTCGAGAAGCGGCTGCACACCCGTGCGCAGGATTCCGAAGAGGTCATCCGCGGGCGGATGAACCGCGCCACCCATGAGCTGAGCCACTGGGCGGAATACGACTATATCGTCGTCAACCAGAACGTCGACGACGCCTTTGCCGAGGTGCAGTCGATCCTGAAAGCCGAGCGGCTCAAGCGAGAGCGCCGCACCGGCCTTACCGAGTTCGTGCGCGGCCTGCAGCGTCAGCTCGAGAAGTAG
- a CDS encoding YicC/YloC family endoribonuclease, with protein sequence MALSSMTGFARSHGASGPYTFEWELKSVNAKGFDLRLRLPPGWDELEALAKKRAGELLSRGTVYANLSVKRTDAAQTIRINEDVLAAVVKVAGELAQRIDAVAPSIDGLLGIKGVIEVVEPDSNEDEDKAAREAAAKAFEQALGSLVEMRRREGDALGQILMQRMDEIERLAKRAETAPGRKPEAIKARLAEQIAALLETSDRFDADRLSQEAILIATKADIREELDRIASHIAQAREMIGKGGPVGRRLDFLAQEFNREVNTCCSKSNDVELTNTGLEMKNVVEQFREQVQNLE encoded by the coding sequence ATGGCGCTATCGAGCATGACTGGCTTTGCCCGAAGCCATGGCGCGAGCGGTCCCTATACGTTCGAGTGGGAGCTGAAGTCGGTCAACGCCAAGGGCTTTGATCTGCGCTTGCGGCTGCCGCCGGGCTGGGACGAGCTGGAAGCCCTCGCCAAGAAGCGGGCCGGCGAGTTGCTGTCGCGCGGCACGGTCTACGCCAATCTCAGCGTCAAGCGCACCGATGCGGCGCAGACCATCCGGATCAATGAGGACGTGCTGGCCGCGGTCGTGAAGGTCGCAGGTGAGCTCGCGCAGCGGATCGACGCGGTGGCGCCGAGCATCGACGGATTGCTCGGCATCAAGGGCGTCATCGAGGTGGTCGAGCCTGACAGCAATGAGGACGAGGACAAGGCGGCGCGCGAGGCGGCGGCGAAGGCGTTCGAGCAAGCGCTGGGCAGCCTCGTCGAGATGCGCCGCCGCGAGGGCGATGCGCTGGGCCAGATCCTGATGCAGCGCATGGACGAGATCGAGCGACTCGCCAAGCGCGCCGAGACGGCTCCCGGCCGCAAGCCCGAGGCGATCAAGGCGCGGCTTGCCGAGCAGATCGCGGCACTGCTGGAGACCTCCGATCGCTTCGATGCCGACCGGCTGAGCCAGGAGGCGATCCTGATCGCCACCAAGGCCGATATCCGCGAGGAGCTCGACCGCATCGCCTCGCACATCGCCCAGGCGCGCGAGATGATCGGCAAGGGCGGCCCGGTCGGGCGCCGGCTCGACTTCCTCGCCCAGGAGTTCAATCGTGAGGTCAACACCTGCTGCTCGAAGTCGAACGACGTCGAGCTGACCAATACCGGGCTCGAAATGAAGAACGTGGTCGAGCAATTCCGCGAACAGGTCCAGAATCTGGAGTGA